ACTCCGTCTCGACGGCGAACCGCCCGAGGGGATGTACTATCGGACGGGCGACAACTACCGCTCTGTTCGGACCTATCGCGGCGCTGGAGGTGGGGAAGACGGGAGCAATGGGGGAGAGAACGACGACAGCGATAGCAGGGGCGACGGCAGCAACAATGGCGACAGCGAAGCCCTCCTCCTCGTCGGCGGCGAAAACCACAAAACCGGACAGGGCGGCTCGACAGCCGAGCGCTATCGCACGCTACTCGAGTGGGCTCGCGAACGATTCCCCGTCGAATCGGTCGCCTACCGGTGGTCGAACCAGGACTACAAACCGGTCGACAAGGTGCCGTTCGTCGGCCGCGTCGGCGCGGGGGCGCAGAACGTGTACGTCGCCACCGGCTTTCGCGGCTGGGGAATGACCAACGGCGTCGCCGCCGGCCAACTGCTGGCGGCGCTCATCGACGGTCGCAAACCACCTGAGCGGAAGTTGTTCGATCCGATGCGGGTCACTCCGAAGGCGTCGGCGGGCAAGACGATCACCGAGAACGTCGACGCCGTGAGCGAGTTCGCGACTGACTGGCTCCGCGCGCTGCTCACGCCCGAACTGCGCTCGCTCGACCCTGGCGAGGGGACCGTGATCCGCAGCGGGGGGAAACCGGTGGCGTGTGCGCGGGACGCAGACGGCGACCTGCACGCGACCTCAGCCGTCTGCACCCACATGTACTGCCTCGTCGAGTGGAACGACGCCGAATGTAGCTGGGACTGTCCCTGCCACGGCTCGCGGTTCGCGCCGGACGGGGAGGTGCTTCAGGGGCCGGCGAACGAGGGGCTCTCGAGTGCCAGTATCGATGATGGTGGAGGAGGTGGTGGTGTGGGTGATAGCGCAGGTGCCGAAACGGGCGTGAGCATCGACATCGACAGGGGTGGAGTCGGTAGCGGGAGTGGAAGCGAGGAGCGGGACGGAGGAGAGGGCGAGGATTGAGGGGTGGGCGAAAATGGGGGAAAGGATTGAGGAGGAGTCGGAGATGAGGGGAGGAATTGAGGAGGGGCGACAGCAGCAAACTCGAAGTCTGTCGAAATCAGTGACCGAGGATAGTACTCGAGCGGTGTGTGCATACAGAGCAGAGAGACAGCACAGCGACACAGTTTGTTTCGCTCCCAATGAATACCGCATCCGGCCAGTATATCTGCACACCTACCGAAGACGGAGGAGTAGCAGAAGCGCTACTGGGATCAGGAAGGCAGGAAGAATGCCGCCGAGAAAGAGCAATTCCGGAGGGAGAAAGAAGACTAGCAGTAGTACAATGTTGGCAATCAACAGTGCGATGATCAGATTGAGACGGAAGATGACTGCGTTCTCGTTCATTATTTCGTGTTTCTAATTGTTCTCAAATATGTGTCTTGTGGATTGACTACTTGGACTGCACTGACCGACCACTACCAACGGAGATCGACTCGCAGTCAGTACCACATTCGCGCTCTGTATCCAGCACACACTCTGTATCAGTATCCGGAGATCTCAATCGAGCCGAACTCGAGTACCACCTGCTCCCAACGACGATGACGAAAAACGCGCACAGTTTGTACAGCCAGAAACACATCAAACCAGAAGATTGTTGGCCACCCAACATGCCGAGGTGAGTGTGGACCGAACTGACGTGTTTCTCGCGCTCATCACCTTCCTGCTGGCGGCGCTCGTCTACGAGGTTAGCGACCCGAATACGCCGGGTATCATCGCTGTCCCGGTGTTGCTCCTTCTCTATTCGATTCCGATCTACCTCGGCGCTGCTTTCGTGTTCAAACTGGCTGCAGCAGAGAGTCCCATCGCGGACCAGGCAGAACGTGGGAGCGAGACGAACGATCGGGATAGCTAACGGCTCAGTGGGTCCGAGCCACGCCGAAGCCCTGGATACTCCACGATAATCCCATCCACGCCCGCCGCCGCGAGCTGATCGTACTGCACCCAGGTCTCGACCGTCCAGACGTTGACCGCCCGTCCCTCCTCGTGGGCCGTCTCTACGATGTCGATAGCCGGCGCTTCGGAATCGAACCCTGCGTACTCGGTCCCAGCGAGGGGCAGGCCGGCGATTGCGTTTCGTGGCGGATGGATCGCCTCGCAGTCGTACCGCCGCGCCAGTTCGAGGCCGGACTCGAGTGCATCCCAGACGAGCACGGCACGATCGTACTCGGGACCAACCTCGCGGGCGGCGGCGAGTGCACCCTCGCAGAACGACGAAAAGAGGATCTCACCGCCGAACGCGTCGCAGTCGGCGACGACGCGCTCGACGAACGGTGTCCACAGCGCACGTCGTTCTGCCCGCTCGTCCGGCCCTAACAACTCGGCGAAACGCAGGTCGCTTGCTCCGCAGTGTTTCAGTTCGACGTTGACGCCGACGCTGTCGGGAACGGCTGCAAGAACGTCTGCGAGCGTCGGGACGGTCTCGTCGGTTCCGAGCACGCTGGCTGACTGGATGTCCGCGAGAGCTGTCTCCCAGACGAGTCCCGTCGCGTCGGTGAGCGGACGGCCGGCGCGCGAGCGAGACGGGTCGCCCTCGAGTCGCTCGTCGTGGATAACGACCGGTGTGCCACAGGCGGCGGGCTGCACGTCGAGTTCGATCATCGTGGTATCTTCGCGAGATGCAGCCGCGACGGCCGCGCCGACGGTGTTCTCGGGTGCGACGCCGGCGTAGCCACGGTGGGCGATGAGTGCGGGATCGGGCATAGACTGTGTACTCGAGTCGACGCACGCAGCGGAGTATCTTGGGAGCTGCGTTGGCGATTGGTGCAGGTCGGGGCTGCGAAGCGAGAGGGGTGGAGCGGTCGAACGCGGCGCTCGCCGCGGACACGTTGAACACCCTGGCCGTCGAACGACAGTCCATGGCCGACAGCACGCTCGACGATGTGAGACGAGCACTCGATCGCGCGACCGAACTCGAGAAGGAGGAAGCGCTGTCTGTCCTTCGAACTGCCCGCGAGGATCTCGACGCACTGGGGAACGACGCAGCCGTCGACGAGGAGCGACGACGGGAACTCGCGGATCGCGTCGATCAGCGCATCCGTGAGGTGGAGAACCGGGACGACTACGACAGCGGCCTCGGCGCGGCGATGAATCCGGACGAAGACGAGGCACCGTAGCACGCTAGTACGTCGTCGAGCCGACGGCATCGGCTGGGCGTGAGCCAGTAGTAAGTAGTAGCGTCTGCCTACAACGCTGCAGCCGTACGTGCTGTGTCCGTCTGCTATCGACCGACGGTTGTACGAGTGGCAATCGGCCCCTAATGAGGCGTTGTGACGGCAAACGGTCGGGATCCTTTTATCATGCTCTCGGTGACCGTTCACCTATGACGAGGCCATCTCGACGCCGGCTCCTCCAGGGACTCACGGCGGGAGGCATCACGCTCGGTGCAGTTCAGTGGAGCGATCAAACGGTGCAAGCGCGTTGGCAACCGAACACGGAGACGGACACCGACACGACAGAGACGGACGGCTCGCTCTCGATTTCGATCACCGAGACGAACGCGCCCGTGCCCGCCGGCGAGTACCTGCAGGTCGAGGCAGAGCTCACGAACACCGGCTCGACGGACGTTCGAACTGAGGCCGCACTCGTCGTCGGCGTCGGTGAAACGGAGATTTCGCGCCGCGGGATGACGGTCGGCGCTGGCGAGACGGAGACGATTCGGCAGGGGTTTTACACCTATCCCGTCCCGCAGGACGACGAGTTTCCCGTGCGTATCGAAACACCACACGGCGTCGCCGAGCAGACGGTCAACGTCACTGCAGCCGAGGCGTTGCCGAGCGCTCGTCCCGACAGTGAACTCGCCGTCCAGCCGGGTACCGAGGTACTTTTCGAAGCCGAAGCGCTCGATCCGGACGAGTCCCAGACGACGATCTGGTGGGTCGACGGCGAGAGCGTGACCACCGGCGTCGGCGGAGCCTGGGAGTGGCAGTACTACGAAGAGATCGGCGCTGACTTCTGGTGGCACGAGTTCGAGGAGCCCGGGAGCCACGAGGTGACCGCAGCCGTTATTCCGGACGATGAGGCAACCGGACCGGGAGAAACGGCCGAGGAGACCTACGCTGCCCGCTGGGAAATCGAGGTGACAGACGACGGTGCGGCATCGCCGTCCGTCGAGGGCGTGCGGCCTGCAGAGAACGTCGTCCCGATTCAGGAGGGAGACCAGGTCGAATTCGAACTCGAGGCGACCGATCCCGACGGCGGACTCGACCGCGTTGTCTGGTGGCTCACCCAGGCGGACACCATTCTCGACGTGACAGAACTCGAGGGCGACGCTGACACGGCGGTCATCTCGATGGACGGTGGCTGTCACACCTGTCACGTCGTGCCGTGGGTAATCTGCGACGATGGCACCGCCACTGCGCTGCAGTCGCGGTGGGAGATTGACGCAGTCGGCGACGGAGACGATGAGGATGACGAGGAGAATGGTGACGACGGCGACGACACCGGCCAGCTCGGCCTCTCAATCCAGGGAACGAACTCCCCTGTCGACGCCGGCGACTTCCTCGAGGTAACCGCGAGCGTGACGAACGACGGGGCCGAGACCCGGACGGCGTCGGTCGAGCTTATCGTCGGCCACGACCCGACCGGCGTCGACAGCGAGACGGTGACCCTCGAACCCGGCGAGAGCGAAACGCTGACGCTCGGCTACGAGACCTACGAAACCAGCCAGGACGAGCAGTTCCCCGTCCGCGTCGAGAGCGGCGATTCCACAGCCGAGGCGAGCGTGCAGGTGTTCGCCTGAGATCCAGGTGTTTACCCAAGCGTTTCGACTGAGACCACGCTATTCCCGCAGTCGCGGTGAAATCCACCGATCCCCGCACCCTTTATTCGAGTGCCGACGAGAGTGACAGGTATGCGAATCGCACTACTCGGCGGCACCGGCGACATCGGCGAAGGGCTCGCACTCCGCTTCGCCCGCGATACCGACCACGAACTCCTCATCGGCTCGCGCGACCCTGAAAAAGCGCGCGACGCCGTCGAGGAATACAACTCGGTACTCGAGTCCCACGATGCCACCGCAGATTGCAAGGGCTTCGCCAACGAGATGGCTGCAGACCGCGCTGACGTCGTGATCCTCAGCGTGCCGCCGTACCACGTCGGTGACACCGTCGAAGCCGTTGCGGACGTGCTCGACGAGGACACGATTCTGGTCACCCCCGCCGTTGGCATGAAAGGCGACGAAGACGGCATGCACTACCACCCGCCGGGAACGGGCAGCGTCAGCGAACTCGTCGCCCAGCGCGCGCCAGACGGCGTTCCCGTCGTCGGGGCGTACCACAACCTCGCGGCCGGAAAGCTCGCGAACATCGAACTCGAGTTCGATCTGGATACGCTGCTCGTCGGCGACGACGCGGATGCGAAAGAGACGGTTCGGAATCTGACGAACGAAATCGAAGGGCTGCGTGCGCTCGATGCGGGGCCGCTCGCGAACGCGGCGGAAGTCGAGAGTGTGACACCGCTTGTCATCAA
The DNA window shown above is from Natrialba magadii ATCC 43099 and carries:
- a CDS encoding FAD-dependent oxidoreductase, which produces MTAPDPDSSFSCDPRLPGEPTPVWLAEPADAALDEPPADATGGPVDESADESVPALTTDHTVDVCVVGAGIAGLSTALELRERGKTVAVLERDRIAAGITGKSTAKLTSQHGAIYDYLRREFGRRETKQYAAVQEEAIDAVERRIEEFGIDCGFERQPSYLYGNDRDTIEREADAAKLAGLPATFVTSVPPFERAQAAVRFDDQAWFHPRQYLLGIADVLQEDDGAAVYEGTRVTDVESGTPCRVQTESATVTAEQVVLATGFPILDRAGYFARMHPKRSYVLALRLDGEPPEGMYYRTGDNYRSVRTYRGAGGGEDGSNGGENDDSDSRGDGSNNGDSEALLLVGGENHKTGQGGSTAERYRTLLEWARERFPVESVAYRWSNQDYKPVDKVPFVGRVGAGAQNVYVATGFRGWGMTNGVAAGQLLAALIDGRKPPERKLFDPMRVTPKASAGKTITENVDAVSEFATDWLRALLTPELRSLDPGEGTVIRSGGKPVACARDADGDLHATSAVCTHMYCLVEWNDAECSWDCPCHGSRFAPDGEVLQGPANEGLSSASIDDGGGGGGVGDSAGAETGVSIDIDRGGVGSGSGSEERDGGEGED
- a CDS encoding glycerophosphodiester phosphodiesterase; translation: MPDPALIAHRGYAGVAPENTVGAAVAAASREDTTMIELDVQPAACGTPVVIHDERLEGDPSRSRAGRPLTDATGLVWETALADIQSASVLGTDETVPTLADVLAAVPDSVGVNVELKHCGASDLRFAELLGPDERAERRALWTPFVERVVADCDAFGGEILFSSFCEGALAAAREVGPEYDRAVLVWDALESGLELARRYDCEAIHPPRNAIAGLPLAGTEYAGFDSEAPAIDIVETAHEEGRAVNVWTVETWVQYDQLAAAGVDGIIVEYPGLRRGSDPLSR
- the npdG gene encoding NADPH-dependent F420 reductase, with product MRIALLGGTGDIGEGLALRFARDTDHELLIGSRDPEKARDAVEEYNSVLESHDATADCKGFANEMAADRADVVILSVPPYHVGDTVEAVADVLDEDTILVTPAVGMKGDEDGMHYHPPGTGSVSELVAQRAPDGVPVVGAYHNLAAGKLANIELEFDLDTLLVGDDADAKETVRNLTNEIEGLRALDAGPLANAAEVESVTPLVINIAKYNEELHDVGVKWV